The following DNA comes from Pueribacillus theae.
TCGGAAAGGTGGCTCCCGATAGAAAAATCATCAAATTCAAGGCAAGTGAACTGATGGCTGAGGCAGTCCGAACGGTTTTGGCAATTGAATTGATCAACAGTCCGAACGGGAAGAAGGCGGCCAGGCTTAATAGGATTTCCAATAAGGTGCTCCCCAAATATTTCGGTACATGTAAGTCGAATATAAGAAATCCAAAAATGAGAATGATTACGGCGCTGATGGTAAAAATGAAGGTTCCCTGCACGGTTTGCGCCGTTAACACCATCCAGGGCCTTACTGTTGTGACCTGATAGCGTCGCAAAATGCCTTTTTCACGATAGTTGGCCATCACCGTTCCGA
Coding sequences within:
- a CDS encoding ABC transporter permease encodes the protein MNILTTAFFGIGTVMANYREKGILRRYQVTTVRPWMVLTAQTVQGTFIFTISAVIILIFGFLIFDLHVPKYLGSTLLEILLSLAAFFPFGLLINSIAKTVRTASAISSLALNLMIFLSGATFPKWSYHSLARSRCP